In Promicromonospora sukumoe, the following proteins share a genomic window:
- a CDS encoding LutC/YkgG family protein, translating to MSDARTEMLSRIRTALGGSAPEPAEVPRVYRSVGEHGAGSDAVLELLVDRLVDYKAHVHRVSAAELPALLAELLLPGAPKADPGRSAEGQVVGSSDYRSPDILPTTRRAARSVVVPSGIDRAWVAGLAGVEVFRDSREAPLSAVELDGIDAVVTAARVAVAETGTIVLDGAPDQGRRAISLVPDVHVCVVRTSQVVQTVPEAVRLLDADPGRPLTWISGPSATSDIELDRVEGVHGPRTLHVALVS from the coding sequence ATGAGCGACGCCAGGACCGAGATGCTGTCGCGGATCCGGACGGCGCTGGGTGGTTCTGCTCCGGAGCCCGCGGAGGTGCCGCGGGTTTACCGCTCCGTGGGGGAGCATGGCGCCGGGTCTGACGCCGTGCTGGAGCTGCTGGTCGACCGGCTCGTGGACTACAAGGCCCACGTGCACCGGGTCTCGGCGGCGGAGCTGCCGGCGCTACTGGCGGAGCTGCTGCTGCCGGGTGCGCCGAAGGCCGATCCCGGGCGGTCGGCAGAAGGTCAGGTGGTCGGCAGCTCGGACTACCGATCACCTGACATTCTGCCGACCACCCGGAGGGCGGCGCGGAGCGTCGTCGTGCCCAGCGGGATCGATCGCGCGTGGGTCGCCGGGTTGGCGGGGGTGGAGGTGTTCAGGGACTCGCGGGAGGCGCCGCTGTCCGCCGTCGAGCTCGACGGGATCGACGCCGTCGTCACGGCCGCGCGGGTGGCGGTGGCCGAGACCGGCACCATCGTGCTGGACGGCGCGCCCGACCAGGGCCGGCGCGCCATCTCCCTGGTCCCCGACGTGCACGTGTGCGTGGTGCGGACCAGCCAGGTGGTGCAGACCGTGCCCGAGGCCGTGCGGCTGCTCGACGCCGATCCCGGCCGGCCGCTGACCTGGATCAGCGGGCCGAGCGCCACGAGCGACATCGAGCTCGACCGCGTGGAGGGCGTGCACGGGCCCCGGACGCTGCACGTGGCGCTCGTGTCCTGA
- a CDS encoding uridine kinase family protein, whose product MTDPVTEPALFDLPPGARRPRARVVLLTGPSGSGKTSLTQRLGLPVVQLDDFYLDIDHPGLPQRYGSVDWDSPASWDGKGALAALQELATEGRAEVPVYDIPTSRRTGMRRLDIGDSPLMIAEGIFAAQLVEECRAEGLLADAICLSRPRLVTFWCRFLRDVAEARKPVVTLLRRGTSLLRSEPVMIERWVALGCRETSPAQAEKDIRNLLVQKSSDT is encoded by the coding sequence GTGACCGACCCCGTGACCGAGCCCGCCCTCTTCGACCTGCCCCCGGGCGCGCGGCGCCCCCGCGCGCGGGTGGTGCTGCTGACCGGGCCGTCGGGCTCGGGCAAGACGTCGCTCACGCAGCGCCTGGGCCTGCCGGTGGTGCAGCTCGACGACTTCTACCTCGACATCGACCACCCGGGCCTGCCGCAGCGGTATGGCAGCGTCGACTGGGACAGCCCGGCGAGCTGGGACGGCAAGGGCGCGCTGGCCGCGCTGCAGGAGCTGGCGACGGAAGGCCGCGCCGAGGTGCCGGTCTACGACATCCCGACGTCGCGCCGCACGGGCATGCGCCGGCTGGACATCGGCGACTCGCCGCTGATGATCGCCGAGGGGATCTTCGCGGCGCAGCTCGTCGAGGAGTGCCGCGCGGAGGGCCTGCTCGCGGACGCGATCTGCCTCTCGCGCCCCCGTCTGGTGACCTTCTGGTGCCGGTTCCTGCGCGACGTCGCGGAGGCCCGCAAGCCCGTCGTCACGCTGCTGCGCCGCGGCACGTCGCTGCTGCGGTCGGAGCCGGTCATGATCGAGCGGTGGGTCGCGCTGGGCTGCCGTGAAACATCACCCGCTCAGGCCGAGAAGGACATCCGAAACCTCCTTGTGCAGAAGTCCTCGGATACGTAA
- a CDS encoding dihydrodipicolinate synthase family protein, giving the protein MFDAEGRVAGAETVELNAPGPWTTPSAPITSRIAFAAAHVVPQVGAENVPGAPAVVDWDSTLAYRHRIWEHGLGVADAMDTAQRGMGLDWAATQELVRRSAAEAASVGARVACGAGTDQLDPAVVAALEPGDAGLAVVADAYREQVHVVQDAGAQVIVMASRALAKVARGPEDYARVYDAVLADAEQPVVLHWLGTMFDPALAGYWGSDSVDDATKTFLDLIRAHQPRIDGVKVSLLDATHEVGLRRSLAALPPSADGVRPRLYTGDDFNYPELIAGDEQGHSDALLGIFAAIYPAASTALQAFDAGDAARGHEILASTEALGRHIFAAPTYYYKTGIAFLSWLNGFQPGFSLVGGLHSGRSLRHLVELARLADGCGMLLDPPLAAARLRAFLATNGVAA; this is encoded by the coding sequence GTGTTCGACGCCGAGGGCCGGGTCGCCGGCGCCGAGACCGTCGAGCTGAACGCCCCCGGGCCGTGGACCACGCCGTCCGCCCCGATCACGTCGCGCATCGCCTTCGCGGCCGCCCACGTGGTGCCGCAGGTCGGTGCGGAGAACGTGCCGGGCGCGCCCGCCGTCGTCGACTGGGACTCCACGCTCGCCTACCGGCACCGGATCTGGGAGCACGGGCTCGGCGTCGCCGACGCGATGGACACCGCCCAGCGCGGCATGGGCCTGGACTGGGCGGCGACCCAGGAGCTGGTGCGCCGCTCGGCGGCCGAGGCCGCGTCCGTGGGCGCGCGCGTCGCGTGCGGCGCGGGCACGGACCAGCTCGACCCCGCGGTCGTCGCGGCGCTCGAACCGGGCGACGCGGGCCTGGCCGTCGTCGCCGACGCCTACCGCGAGCAGGTGCACGTGGTGCAGGACGCCGGCGCGCAGGTGATCGTCATGGCCTCCCGCGCGCTGGCCAAGGTGGCCCGCGGGCCCGAGGACTACGCCCGCGTCTACGACGCCGTGCTGGCCGACGCCGAGCAGCCCGTCGTCCTGCACTGGCTGGGCACCATGTTCGACCCGGCCCTGGCGGGCTACTGGGGCTCGGACTCGGTGGACGACGCCACGAAGACGTTCCTCGACCTGATCCGCGCGCACCAGCCGCGGATCGACGGCGTCAAGGTGTCGCTGCTCGACGCCACGCACGAGGTGGGCCTGCGCCGCTCGCTGGCGGCGCTGCCGCCGTCGGCCGACGGAGTGCGCCCCCGGCTCTACACCGGCGACGACTTCAACTACCCGGAGCTCATCGCGGGCGACGAGCAGGGCCACTCGGACGCGCTGCTCGGCATCTTCGCGGCGATCTACCCGGCCGCCTCCACGGCGCTGCAGGCGTTCGACGCCGGGGACGCCGCGCGCGGCCACGAGATCCTGGCCTCGACCGAGGCGCTGGGGCGGCACATCTTCGCCGCGCCCACGTACTACTACAAGACCGGGATTGCGTTCCTGTCCTGGCTGAACGGCTTCCAGCCCGGGTTCTCCCTGGTGGGCGGCCTGCACTCCGGGCGGTCGCTGCGGCACCTGGTCGAGCTGGCCCGCCTGGCCGACGGCTGCGGCATGCTGCTCGACCCGCCCCTGGCCGCCGCGCGGCTGCGGGCGTTCCTGGCGACGAACGGAGTGGCCGCATGA
- a CDS encoding amidohydrolase, translated as MTPSQDVPFDPALTDLYQDLHRHPELGFQEQRTARVVADRLTASGFEVTTGVGRTGVVGVLRNGSGPTALLRADMDALPVREETGLDYASTATATDAAGKTVPVDHACGHDLHTTCLLGAADVLAHARESWAGTLLVVFQPAEELGQGAQALVDDGLYDRFPTPDVVLGQHVAPLPAGKIAGHPGASYAASDSLRVRLAGRGAHGSMPQASVDPIVMAAETVLRLQTVVSREIPSTATAVLTVGSIHAGDAANVIPGEAELQLNIRSYDEAVRQRILDAVERIVRGEAIIAGATEEPTITPIERFPVVVNDDAALARTFAAFASWLGPDNLLDPGAGAGSEDVGILATSAGAPLSYWLLGGTDPALFTTGDMSDPALLTVPSNHSPHYAPVPHPTLETGVTALVTAARTWLPTAA; from the coding sequence ATGACCCCATCCCAGGACGTCCCGTTCGACCCGGCGCTCACGGACCTGTACCAGGACCTGCACCGACATCCCGAGCTCGGCTTCCAGGAGCAGCGCACCGCGCGGGTCGTCGCCGACCGGCTCACCGCGTCCGGGTTCGAGGTGACGACGGGCGTCGGCAGGACCGGCGTGGTCGGCGTCCTGCGGAACGGGTCCGGCCCGACGGCGCTGCTCCGCGCGGACATGGACGCCCTGCCGGTCAGGGAGGAGACCGGTCTGGACTACGCCAGCACCGCGACCGCGACGGATGCGGCCGGGAAGACGGTCCCGGTCGACCACGCCTGCGGGCACGACCTGCACACCACGTGCCTCCTGGGCGCGGCCGACGTGCTGGCCCACGCCCGCGAGAGCTGGGCCGGCACCCTGCTCGTGGTGTTCCAGCCCGCCGAGGAGCTGGGCCAGGGCGCCCAGGCGCTGGTCGACGACGGCCTCTACGACCGCTTCCCGACCCCCGACGTCGTGCTCGGCCAGCACGTGGCGCCGCTGCCCGCGGGCAAGATCGCGGGGCATCCCGGCGCGTCGTACGCGGCTTCCGACTCGCTCCGCGTCCGGCTGGCCGGGCGCGGGGCGCACGGCTCCATGCCCCAGGCGTCGGTCGACCCGATCGTGATGGCGGCGGAGACCGTGCTGCGCCTGCAGACGGTCGTGTCCCGCGAGATCCCGAGCACGGCGACCGCCGTGCTCACCGTGGGCTCGATCCATGCCGGCGACGCCGCCAACGTCATCCCCGGTGAGGCCGAGCTGCAGCTCAACATCCGCAGCTACGACGAGGCGGTGCGGCAGCGGATCCTCGACGCCGTCGAGCGCATCGTGCGCGGCGAGGCGATCATCGCCGGCGCGACCGAGGAGCCGACGATCACCCCGATCGAGCGGTTCCCCGTGGTCGTCAACGACGACGCCGCGCTCGCCAGGACGTTCGCCGCCTTCGCCTCGTGGCTCGGCCCGGACAACCTGCTCGACCCGGGGGCAGGGGCCGGGAGCGAGGACGTGGGCATCCTGGCGACGAGCGCGGGCGCTCCCCTGTCGTACTGGCTGCTCGGCGGGACCGACCCGGCCCTGTTCACGACCGGCGACATGAGCGACCCGGCACTCCTGACCGTGCCGTCCAACCACTCGCCGCACTACGCGCCGGTGCCGCACCCGACCCTGGAGACCGGCGTGACGGCCCTGGTCACGGCCGCCCGAACGTGGCTCCCGACCGCGGCGTAA
- a CDS encoding Gfo/Idh/MocA family protein, whose protein sequence is MNGVTGRMGYRQHLVRSILPIRDQGGVTLADGSRVQVEPVLVGRNADKLKELAAKHDVEHWTTDVDAAIKDADIVFDAAMTNLRPATLSKAMQQGKHVFTEKPTAETLAEAIELARLQATTGVTVGVVHDKLYLPGLVKLRRLVDEGFFGRILSLRGEFGYWVFEGDSQPAQRPSWNYRTEDGGGITTDMFCHWNYVLEGILGQVKTVTARTATHIPTRWDEQGREYTATADDAAYGIFDVTTPGGDDVVAQINSSWAVRVFRDELVEFQVDGTHGSAVAGLRECRAQHRAHTPKPVWNPDLPVTEPFRDQWLDVPANADLDNGFKLQWEEFLRDVVAGRPHRYDLLSAARGVQLAELGLQSSAEGRRIDIPEITL, encoded by the coding sequence ATGAACGGCGTCACCGGCCGCATGGGGTACCGCCAGCACCTCGTGCGCTCGATCCTGCCGATCCGGGACCAGGGCGGCGTCACGCTCGCCGACGGTTCGCGCGTCCAGGTCGAGCCCGTGCTCGTGGGCCGTAACGCCGACAAGCTCAAGGAGCTCGCGGCCAAGCACGACGTCGAGCACTGGACCACCGACGTCGACGCGGCCATCAAGGACGCCGACATCGTGTTCGACGCCGCCATGACCAACCTGCGCCCCGCGACCCTGTCCAAGGCGATGCAGCAGGGCAAGCACGTGTTCACGGAGAAGCCGACGGCGGAGACCCTCGCCGAGGCCATCGAGCTCGCGCGGCTGCAGGCCACCACGGGTGTGACCGTCGGCGTCGTGCACGACAAGCTGTACCTGCCGGGCCTCGTGAAGCTGCGCCGCCTGGTGGACGAGGGCTTCTTCGGCCGCATCCTGTCGCTGCGCGGCGAGTTCGGCTACTGGGTGTTCGAGGGCGACTCGCAGCCGGCCCAGCGCCCGTCGTGGAACTACCGCACCGAGGACGGCGGCGGCATCACCACCGACATGTTCTGCCACTGGAACTACGTGCTGGAGGGCATCCTCGGGCAGGTCAAGACCGTGACCGCGCGGACCGCCACGCACATCCCGACCCGCTGGGACGAGCAGGGCCGCGAGTACACCGCGACCGCCGACGACGCCGCCTACGGCATCTTCGACGTCACGACACCGGGCGGCGACGACGTCGTCGCGCAGATCAACTCCTCCTGGGCCGTGCGGGTGTTCCGCGACGAGCTGGTCGAGTTCCAGGTGGACGGCACGCACGGCTCCGCCGTCGCCGGCCTGCGCGAGTGCCGCGCCCAGCACCGCGCGCACACCCCCAAGCCGGTGTGGAACCCGGACCTGCCGGTCACCGAGCCGTTCCGCGACCAGTGGCTCGACGTCCCCGCGAACGCCGACCTCGACAACGGCTTCAAGCTGCAGTGGGAGGAGTTCCTGCGCGACGTCGTGGCCGGGCGCCCGCACCGCTACGACCTGCTGTCGGCCGCCCGCGGCGTGCAGCTCGCCGAGCTGGGCCTGCAGTCGTCGGCGGAGGGCCGCCGCATCGACATCCCGGAGATCACCCTGTGA
- a CDS encoding LacI family DNA-binding transcriptional regulator, producing MSDAPVTLSQVAREAGVSLATASRAINGSATRSVREDLRERVLEAARRLAYSPDPSAQAMARGRTTALGLVVHDIADPYFSTIAAGVARAAERAGLIVTLASTEHSSARELAFVELARRQRSRAIILAGGRLEPEDGGASAGSEAPAGGGASAGGASGEPGADGGPGPGETGPADPPVGADGPSADGARPVPGALEAALNAFQEAGGGVALVGQPIGGLPVVEIANADGAADLARALHGLGYRWFAVLAGPDGHRTAADRTAGFTGALAELGSPVAPDDVLTCPFTRDGGYSAMGDLIKRAEAGRLPELVFAVNDVMAVGAMAAVRDAGLSVPDDVAVAGFDDIHTLRDVSPGLTTVRIPLAEVGELATELALGRAERTRTTVRGEVVLRDSTPPRPSATPADQS from the coding sequence ATGTCCGACGCCCCCGTCACCCTGAGCCAGGTCGCCCGCGAGGCCGGCGTCTCGCTCGCCACGGCGTCGCGCGCGATCAACGGGAGCGCCACCCGCAGCGTCCGCGAGGACCTGCGCGAGCGCGTCCTGGAGGCCGCGCGCCGCCTGGCCTACTCGCCCGACCCCAGCGCGCAGGCTATGGCCCGCGGCCGCACCACGGCGCTCGGGCTCGTGGTGCACGACATCGCCGACCCGTACTTCTCCACCATCGCCGCGGGTGTGGCGCGCGCGGCGGAGCGGGCCGGACTGATCGTCACGCTCGCGTCCACCGAGCACAGCTCGGCGCGCGAGCTCGCGTTCGTCGAGCTGGCGCGCAGGCAGCGGTCGCGCGCGATCATCCTCGCGGGTGGCCGGCTGGAGCCGGAGGACGGCGGGGCTTCCGCGGGCAGCGAAGCACCCGCAGGCGGCGGAGCGTCCGCAGGCGGAGCCAGCGGTGAGCCGGGGGCCGACGGCGGACCGGGCCCGGGCGAGACCGGACCCGCGGACCCGCCGGTCGGCGCCGACGGCCCGTCAGCCGACGGCGCCCGTCCCGTCCCCGGCGCGCTCGAAGCCGCGCTGAACGCGTTCCAGGAGGCCGGCGGCGGGGTCGCGCTGGTCGGACAGCCGATCGGCGGGCTGCCGGTGGTCGAGATCGCGAACGCCGACGGCGCGGCCGACCTCGCCCGCGCCCTGCACGGGCTCGGCTACCGCTGGTTCGCCGTGCTGGCCGGCCCGGACGGGCACCGCACGGCCGCGGACCGAACGGCCGGCTTCACCGGAGCCCTCGCGGAGCTCGGCAGCCCCGTAGCGCCCGACGACGTCCTGACCTGCCCGTTCACCCGCGACGGCGGGTACTCCGCGATGGGCGACCTGATCAAGCGGGCCGAGGCGGGTCGGCTGCCGGAGCTCGTCTTCGCCGTCAACGACGTCATGGCGGTGGGCGCGATGGCCGCCGTCCGCGACGCGGGCCTGAGCGTGCCCGACGACGTGGCCGTGGCCGGGTTCGACGACATCCACACCCTGCGCGACGTGTCCCCCGGGCTGACGACGGTGCGCATCCCGCTGGCCGAGGTCGGCGAGCTGGCGACCGAGCTCGCGCTCGGGCGTGCGGAGCGGACCCGCACGACGGTGCGCGGCGAGGTGGTCCTGCGCGACTCGACGCCGCCCCGCCCGTCCGCGACCCCGGCCGACCAGTCCTGA
- a CDS encoding DUF2000 domain-containing protein — MTFEQPKIVIVLRDDLLAWQENNVTAFLSSAVAAAYPELVGETYRDADGQEYLAMLGTPVMVMVADGGRLATFRERAATRGLRIGVYTADLFATGNDVDNRAAVAAVATEKLDLVGIAVAGERRVVDKVVKGARLHP; from the coding sequence ATGACCTTCGAACAGCCCAAGATCGTGATCGTGCTCCGCGACGACCTGCTCGCCTGGCAGGAGAACAACGTCACGGCGTTCCTCTCCAGTGCGGTGGCCGCTGCCTACCCCGAGCTGGTCGGCGAGACCTACCGGGACGCCGACGGCCAGGAGTACCTCGCGATGCTCGGCACCCCGGTCATGGTCATGGTGGCCGACGGCGGACGGCTCGCCACGTTCCGCGAGCGCGCCGCCACCCGCGGCCTGCGCATCGGCGTCTACACGGCCGACCTGTTCGCCACGGGGAACGACGTCGACAACCGGGCCGCCGTCGCCGCCGTCGCCACCGAGAAGCTCGACCTGGTGGGGATCGCGGTCGCGGGGGAGCGGCGCGTCGTCGACAAGGTGGTCAAGGGCGCGCGTCTGCACCCCTGA
- a CDS encoding AraC family transcriptional regulator — MPPLDRPAGPAPAGPAAAGPALAGPALAGPAPDVVRAWRPAVPGVAEVLHAAWHEHAYPAHTHDTWTVLIVDRGLIGYGLDGHEHAARRTGVTVLPPGVVHDGRSVTATGFRKRVVYLEPTVLDAGLVGRAVDAPLVPDDTLRARFAGLDRALTVREDVAAESLLALVTEGLAWHLTGRPTPPREPPSASTARRARDLLDADPTRPVRLAEIAAELDVTMPHLVRAFTRELGLPPHRYLVGRRLDLARRRLLAGEPAADVAAATGFHDQAHLTRHFRRLLRTTPGRYQRG, encoded by the coding sequence GTGCCCCCGCTCGATCGCCCCGCCGGTCCGGCTCCGGCTGGTCCGGCCGCCGCAGGCCCGGCCCTCGCCGGCCCGGCACTCGCCGGCCCCGCCCCGGACGTGGTGCGCGCCTGGCGGCCCGCGGTCCCGGGTGTCGCCGAGGTGCTGCACGCCGCGTGGCACGAGCACGCCTACCCGGCGCACACGCACGACACCTGGACGGTGCTGATCGTCGACCGCGGCCTGATCGGGTACGGCCTGGACGGGCACGAGCACGCCGCGCGGCGCACCGGGGTGACCGTGCTGCCGCCGGGCGTCGTGCACGACGGCCGGTCCGTGACCGCGACCGGCTTCCGCAAGCGCGTGGTCTACCTGGAACCCACCGTGCTCGACGCCGGGCTCGTGGGGCGGGCCGTCGATGCGCCGCTGGTCCCCGACGACACGCTCCGCGCACGGTTCGCGGGCCTCGACCGGGCGCTGACCGTGCGCGAGGACGTCGCGGCCGAGAGCCTGCTCGCCCTGGTCACCGAGGGTCTGGCCTGGCACCTGACCGGACGCCCGACGCCGCCGCGCGAACCGCCGTCGGCCTCCACGGCGCGCCGCGCCCGCGACCTGCTCGACGCCGACCCGACCCGGCCGGTCCGCCTCGCCGAGATCGCCGCCGAGCTGGACGTCACCATGCCGCACCTGGTGCGCGCGTTCACGCGGGAGCTCGGTCTGCCGCCGCACCGGTACCTGGTGGGTCGGCGCCTGGACCTGGCCCGACGTCGGCTGCTCGCGGGCGAGCCCGCCGCCGACGTCGCTGCCGCCACGGGGTTCCACGACCAGGCGCACCTGACCCGGCACTTCCGCCGTCTGCTGCGGACGACGCCGGGCAGGTACCAGCGCGGCTGA
- a CDS encoding glycosyltransferase → MIQRNGLRVLSLYEGFFSGGARVLHSTVVAGLHQGGRQQHSVLSLHHEVRREATLQRMEDDPRYRALRAAGVRIGSLGRSTDANHDPRVFTEAELRAAAHQADGAHVVLSLKEQPLRLVNQDAFPNRPVIACLHRSDPEHQGDALNDLLTAADRGRLAAVVCCAESTRDAYREAGVPAELLRVVPNGINLARFRPVQGARRLALRGAAGIPADATVVVYAARYDEMKNPELFLRSARLFLAQEPTGRVLMCGAGMSSANPDLQADLERIFGDRPDLLGRLDLLGVRHDMELVYATADVVALTSTFGEAAPLCLIEGSMCGAVPVTTPVGDAPSIVERIGFVTSYDPAEIATTWIEAAARREELESARTAVRPRFSHVRMIAGYSSIIERTHRDAGLRMARV, encoded by the coding sequence GTGATCCAGCGCAACGGCTTGCGTGTGCTCTCGCTCTACGAGGGCTTCTTCAGCGGCGGGGCTCGTGTCCTGCACTCGACAGTGGTCGCCGGTCTGCATCAGGGCGGTCGACAGCAGCATTCCGTGCTGAGCCTGCACCACGAGGTCCGGCGTGAGGCCACCCTCCAGCGGATGGAGGACGACCCCCGCTACCGCGCGCTGCGCGCCGCGGGCGTTCGGATCGGCTCCCTGGGCCGCAGCACCGACGCGAACCACGACCCGCGCGTGTTCACCGAGGCCGAGCTGCGGGCCGCGGCCCACCAGGCCGACGGCGCGCACGTCGTGCTGTCCCTGAAGGAGCAGCCGCTCCGCCTCGTGAACCAGGACGCGTTCCCGAACCGTCCCGTGATCGCCTGCCTGCACCGGTCCGACCCGGAGCACCAGGGCGACGCCCTGAACGACCTGCTGACCGCCGCCGACCGGGGGCGGCTCGCCGCCGTCGTCTGCTGCGCGGAGTCCACGCGCGACGCGTACCGGGAGGCGGGCGTGCCCGCCGAGCTGCTGCGCGTGGTGCCGAACGGCATCAACCTGGCCCGGTTCCGCCCGGTCCAGGGCGCGCGCCGGCTCGCCCTGCGGGGCGCCGCCGGCATCCCCGCCGACGCGACCGTCGTGGTCTACGCCGCGCGGTACGACGAGATGAAGAACCCCGAGCTCTTCCTCCGGTCGGCGCGGCTGTTCCTCGCGCAGGAGCCCACGGGCCGGGTGCTGATGTGCGGCGCGGGCATGAGCTCGGCCAACCCGGACCTCCAGGCCGACCTGGAGCGGATCTTCGGCGACCGCCCGGACCTGTTGGGGCGCCTGGACCTGCTGGGCGTGCGGCACGACATGGAGCTGGTCTACGCGACGGCCGACGTCGTCGCGCTGACCTCGACGTTCGGCGAGGCCGCGCCGCTGTGCCTCATCGAGGGCTCGATGTGCGGGGCCGTGCCGGTCACGACGCCGGTGGGCGACGCCCCGTCGATCGTCGAGCGGATCGGGTTCGTCACGTCGTACGACCCCGCCGAGATCGCCACGACGTGGATCGAGGCGGCGGCGCGGCGCGAGGAGCTGGAATCGGCGCGGACCGCGGTCCGGCCCCGGTTCAGCCACGTCCGGATGATCGCGGGGTACTCGAGCATCATCGAGCGCACGCACCGCGACGCCGGCTTACGCATGGCGCGGGTGTAA
- a CDS encoding LutB/LldF family L-lactate oxidation iron-sulfur protein, producing the protein MSTFLGMPAMRAGRGPSPDAAPGTLGGVGRPEDPLHWGATFPDAAKAALENEQLRRNLGNATRTIRTKRARVVGEVPDWEALRDAGSAIKADVLARLPELLETLERNVTARGGVVHWARDAAEANRIVADLVRAKETDEVVKVKSMATQEIGLNEALAEEGIAAVETDLAELIVQLADDMPSHILVPAIHRNRTEIRDIFLERMADAPPDLTDVPRELAMAARAHLRRKFLSAKVAISGANFAVADTGTLAVVESEGNGRMCLTLPETLITVMGIEKLVPTFDDLEVFLQLLPRSSTGERMNPYTSMWTGVTPGDGPQEFHLVLLDNGRTKVLADEAGRSALHCIRCSACLNVCPVYERVGGHAYGSVYPGPIGAILTPQLTGEKSDLPYASTLCGACYEVCPVKIDIPSILVELRAREVALAGSAPDAGDRVWKAAMKAASFAMADGDRFRRAARVPRALRAISRHGVIKRLPFPGSLWTRSRDLPEPPKQTFRDWWAEREDER; encoded by the coding sequence ATGAGCACGTTCCTGGGCATGCCGGCCATGCGCGCCGGCCGAGGGCCGAGCCCGGACGCCGCGCCCGGCACCCTCGGGGGCGTCGGGCGACCGGAGGACCCGCTGCACTGGGGCGCGACCTTCCCCGACGCCGCGAAGGCCGCGCTGGAGAACGAGCAGCTGCGCCGCAACCTGGGCAACGCCACGCGGACGATCCGCACCAAGCGGGCGCGCGTCGTCGGCGAGGTGCCGGACTGGGAGGCCCTGCGCGACGCCGGGTCGGCGATCAAGGCCGACGTGCTGGCACGGCTCCCCGAGCTCCTGGAGACGCTGGAGCGGAACGTGACCGCGCGCGGCGGCGTCGTGCATTGGGCGCGGGACGCCGCCGAGGCCAACCGGATCGTCGCCGACCTGGTGCGCGCCAAGGAGACGGACGAGGTCGTGAAGGTCAAGTCCATGGCCACCCAGGAGATCGGGCTCAACGAGGCGCTGGCCGAGGAGGGCATCGCGGCGGTCGAGACGGACCTCGCGGAGCTGATCGTGCAGCTCGCCGACGACATGCCGTCGCACATCCTGGTGCCCGCGATCCACCGCAACCGCACCGAGATCCGCGACATCTTCCTGGAGCGGATGGCGGACGCCCCGCCGGACCTGACGGACGTGCCGCGCGAGCTCGCGATGGCAGCCCGCGCACACCTGCGGCGCAAGTTCCTCTCGGCGAAGGTCGCGATCAGCGGCGCCAACTTCGCCGTCGCGGACACCGGGACGCTCGCCGTCGTGGAGTCCGAGGGCAACGGCCGCATGTGCCTCACGCTGCCGGAGACCCTGATCACCGTGATGGGGATCGAGAAGCTGGTGCCGACGTTCGACGACCTGGAGGTGTTCCTCCAGCTCCTGCCGCGTTCCTCGACGGGCGAGCGGATGAACCCGTACACCTCGATGTGGACGGGCGTGACGCCGGGCGACGGGCCGCAGGAGTTCCACCTGGTGCTGCTCGACAACGGGCGCACCAAGGTCCTGGCCGACGAGGCGGGGCGCTCGGCGCTGCACTGCATCCGCTGCTCGGCCTGCCTCAACGTCTGCCCCGTCTACGAGCGCGTCGGCGGGCACGCCTACGGCTCCGTCTACCCCGGGCCGATCGGCGCCATCCTGACGCCGCAGCTCACGGGCGAGAAGTCCGACCTGCCGTACGCCTCCACGCTGTGCGGCGCGTGCTACGAGGTCTGCCCCGTCAAGATCGACATCCCGTCGATCCTGGTGGAGCTGCGAGCACGCGAGGTCGCGCTCGCCGGCTCCGCGCCCGACGCCGGGGACCGGGTCTGGAAGGCCGCCATGAAGGCCGCGTCCTTCGCGATGGCCGACGGCGACCGGTTCCGCCGGGCAGCCCGGGTACCGCGGGCGCTGCGGGCGATCTCGCGGCACGGCGTGATCAAGCGGCTGCCGTTCCCCGGGTCGCTGTGGACGCGGTCCCGGGACCTGCCGGAACCGCCGAAGCAGACGTTCCGAGACTGGTGGGCCGAGCGGGAGGACGAGCGATGA